The following is a genomic window from Candidatus Rokuibacteriota bacterium.
GCTCCATTTCCTGGTACAGGTTCTCGGCCAGGATCGCGATCCGCTTCCCCTTGAGGCTCATGTCCCCTCCTTGCGCTTCAGGATTTCCGGGAGGTCTTGGAGAAGAAGGTCCCCAGCCGCGGCTGGAGCTTCTTGCTCCCGCAGCCGGGACACGTGTACTCGCCACGGTCCCGCTCGCCGATGGTGAGGGTCATGGAGACTTCCTTCTTGCACTTCTCGCAGTAGAACTCGTAGAGCGGCATGGCGGGTCCTCCTTGCAGCGGTCCGGCCACGAGCTGAGACAGCGGCGCCTCCGACGCGCGTAAAGTATACTCCGCAGTCCCGCCGACGTGTAGAGCGCTCGGGACACCGTCACGGCGCGCTGGGGCGCCCCACGATGATCGAGAGACGCTCTCCGCCGCGTCTCAGCACGAGGGGCAGCGGGGCCTCCGGGGAGAGGGCCAGCAGCGCCTCCCTCACGGCCTGGACCGTGAGCACCGGCCGCCCGTTGACCTCCACCAGCACGTCCCCTGGCCTCATCCCCGCGGCCGAGGCGCGGCTGCCCGGGAGCACTCCGGTCACCGATGGCGGAGCCGATGGCCGCGCGCCGCCCGGCTCGCCTTGAGCCTCGGACTCGCGGACCAGGAAGCCGAACTCGGCAGCGATCCGCTCGGCGGCCACGGCCTCGGGCATGGGCGCGAGCCGCACCGGGACGAGGCGGCGTCCCTCTTCGCGCCGGAGCACGGTCAGCCGCACCGTCTCGCCGACTCCCGAGGAGGCCACGAACCGCTGCAGCGCGCGTGTATCCACGACGGGGCGGTCGGCGACGGCGACCACCAGATCCCCCCGCTGGAGCCCCGCGCCCTCGGCCGGCGTCTCCGGGATCACCTCGACGATCAGGGCGCCGAAGCCTTCCCGGATGCCGTGCCGGCGCGAGATCTCCTCCATCTCCTGCTCGGACAGATCGCGGATGCGTACCCCGAGCCAGCCCCACCCGCCCGCCGCCGGGGCGAGCCCGGCCCACGCCATCACCAGGACCGCGCTCAGGGCGAGTCCAGCGCGCGCGCGCGTCCCCCCCATCGTTCAGGGACCTCCCCGGAAACGGGCCAGGAGGGCTAGCCGATGCTCGGGAGCTGCATGCCGGACAGCGCCGCGACCCGGACCGTCACCGCTTCCGCCAGCTGGCGGAAGGCTTCCGCCTGGGTCGACTCGGGATGGCCCACGACGACGGGCAGTCCCGTGTCGCCCCCCTTTCGCGTCTCCATCTCGAGCGGGATCTGTGCCAGGAGCGGCACGCCAAACTCCTCGGCCACCTTGGCGCCGCCGCCTTCCCCGAAGATCGCATAGCGCTTCCCGGTGTCCGGCGCCACGAAGTAGCTCATGTTCTCCACGATGCCGATCACCGGCACGTTGAGCTTGCGGAACATCGTGAGCCCCTTGCGCACGTCGAGGAGCGCCACATCCTGGGGGGTCGTGACCATCACCACGCCGGAGAGCGGGATGATCTGCGAGAGCGAGAGCTGCGCGTCGCCCGTCCCCGGCGGCATGTCGCAGACCAGGTACTCGAGCGGCCCCCAGGCGACGTCCCGCAGGAACTGCTGCACGGCCGAGTGGATCATGGGCCCGCGCCATACCAGCGCCTCGCGCTCGGCGACGAGGAGCCCGATGGACATGATCTTGACGCCGTGGGCCTCCACCGGGAGGATCTTGTTGTCGAACATCCCGGGCCGCCCCCGGGCCCCCATCATGAGGGGCACGTCCGGGCCGTAGACGTCCACGTCCACGAGCCCGGTGGGGAGGCCGCGCTGCTTGAGCGCCAGCGCGAGGTTCACGGCCACCGTGGATTTGCCGACGCCCCCCTTGCCCGAGGAGACCGCGATGGTGTGCTTCACCTCGGGGATGAACTCCGGCGCCGCTGCCGCCGCCTGCGGGGCGCCGTGCGGGGCCGCCGCGGGCTGGGCGGCGCTGCCCATCTTCACCCGCACCTTGCTGACGCCGGGGATCCCGGACACGGTCCTCGAGGCCCCGCTGTGGAGCGCCGCCTTGACGGCGGGCGACTGGGTCGTGAAGGCCAGGGTGAAGGACACCTCCGAGTCCTGGATCTCGAGGTCGCGGACAAGGCCCAGGCTCACGATGTCCCTGCGCTGCTCGGGATCCTCGATGGCGCGGAGCGCCTGGAGCACGGCCGACTCGGTGATGGCGGGTCCGGGAGATGTCGTCATGGGTCCTCGGAACAGCGAAGATGATGACTCGAATGAAGTATAGGGGGAAGCCCCCGAGGCGTCAAGCAAGCCCCCGCGGAACTTGAAAGATCCGGTCGAACCTGCTAGAAAAGACAGGTGCTTGGACCCGACGAGTTCCGACGCGTGCTCGGCTGCTTTGCCAGCGGCGTGACCGTGGTCACGGCGTGGGACGCCGCCGGGCATCCCACGGGGCTCACTGCCAGCGCCTTCACCTCCGTGTCGCTGAATCCGCCGCTCGTGCTGGTCTGCGTGGCCCACATCGCGCAGAGCTACCCCGCCCTCCGCGCGAGCGAGCGCTTCGCCGTCAATATCCTGGGGGCCCACCAGGAGGCGCTCTCCCAGCGCTTCGCGACGCCCGCGACGGGCGACGGCGGAGAAAAGTTCCAGGGAATCAAGCACACGCCGGGCGCGCTGGGGCTGCCGGTGCTCGAGGGCGCTCTGGCGCAGCTCGAGTGCTCGACCGTGAACGCCTACCCGGGTGGCGATCACACGATCTTCGTCGGCCAGGTCGAGGCCGCCCGGTGCCAGGCCGACCCCGGCGCCGAGCCCCTCCTCTACTACCGTGGCCGGTACGGCCGCCTTCACCCGCCAGGAGGACCCCGCTGATGGCGATCCCGCTTTCCCGCCCCCCCGTGGACGACGAGATCAAGGGGGCGGTCCTCGCGGCCATCGACTCGCGCCAGTACATCCTGGGCCCGCAATGCCGCGCCTTCGAGGAGGAGTTCGCCCGCTACAATGGCGCCAGGCACGCCGTCCTCACCAGCAGCGCGACCTCCGCGCTCTGGATGACGCTCAGGGCCGTCGGCGTCAAGAGCGGCGACGAGGTGCTCGTCCCCTCGCACACCGCCTTTCCCACCGTGGAGGCCATCTGCTTCGCGGGCGCCGTCCCCGTCTTCGTGGACGTGGACGACTCCTACACGGTGGACGTCGAGGACGCGGCGGGCAAGGTCACGCCCCGCACGGTGGGCTTCGTCCCGGTGCACCTCTACGGCCATCCGGCCGACCTCGCCGCCGTCCGGACGCTTTGCGCGGAGCGCAGCCTCTGGCTCGTCGAGGACTGCGCCCAGGCGCACGGCGCGGCCTGGCGGGGGCGGAACGTCGGCAGCTTCGGCCGCGCCGGCGCCTTCTCGTTCTACCCGTCGAAGAACCTCACGGTCATGGGCGACGGCGGCCTCCTCGTCACCGACGACGACGACGTGGCCGCGCGCTGCCGGAGGATCCGCGACCACGGCCGGCTCAACAAGGACGTCCACGCGGAGGTGGGCTTCAACCTGCGCTTCAACGACATCCAGG
Proteins encoded in this region:
- a CDS encoding zinc ribbon domain-containing protein, with protein sequence MPLYEFYCEKCKKEVSMTLTIGERDRGEYTCPGCGSKKLQPRLGTFFSKTSRKS
- a CDS encoding PDZ domain-containing protein; this translates as MGGTRARAGLALSAVLVMAWAGLAPAAGGWGWLGVRIRDLSEQEMEEISRRHGIREGFGALIVEVIPETPAEGAGLQRGDLVVAVADRPVVDTRALQRFVASSGVGETVRLTVLRREEGRRLVPVRLAPMPEAVAAERIAAEFGFLVRESEAQGEPGGARPSAPPSVTGVLPGSRASAAGMRPGDVLVEVNGRPVLTVQAVREALLALSPEAPLPLVLRRGGERLSIIVGRPSAP
- a CDS encoding Mrp/NBP35 family ATP-binding protein, with protein sequence MTTSPGPAITESAVLQALRAIEDPEQRRDIVSLGLVRDLEIQDSEVSFTLAFTTQSPAVKAALHSGASRTVSGIPGVSKVRVKMGSAAQPAAAPHGAPQAAAAAPEFIPEVKHTIAVSSGKGGVGKSTVAVNLALALKQRGLPTGLVDVDVYGPDVPLMMGARGRPGMFDNKILPVEAHGVKIMSIGLLVAEREALVWRGPMIHSAVQQFLRDVAWGPLEYLVCDMPPGTGDAQLSLSQIIPLSGVVMVTTPQDVALLDVRKGLTMFRKLNVPVIGIVENMSYFVAPDTGKRYAIFGEGGGAKVAEEFGVPLLAQIPLEMETRKGGDTGLPVVVGHPESTQAEAFRQLAEAVTVRVAALSGMQLPSIG
- a CDS encoding flavin reductase — its product is MLGPDEFRRVLGCFASGVTVVTAWDAAGHPTGLTASAFTSVSLNPPLVLVCVAHIAQSYPALRASERFAVNILGAHQEALSQRFATPATGDGGEKFQGIKHTPGALGLPVLEGALAQLECSTVNAYPGGDHTIFVGQVEAARCQADPGAEPLLYYRGRYGRLHPPGGPR
- a CDS encoding DegT/DnrJ/EryC1/StrS family aminotransferase is translated as MAIPLSRPPVDDEIKGAVLAAIDSRQYILGPQCRAFEEEFARYNGARHAVLTSSATSALWMTLRAVGVKSGDEVLVPSHTAFPTVEAICFAGAVPVFVDVDDSYTVDVEDAAGKVTPRTVGFVPVHLYGHPADLAAVRTLCAERSLWLVEDCAQAHGAAWRGRNVGSFGRAGAFSFYPSKNLTVMGDGGLLVTDDDDVAARCRRIRDHGRLNKDVHAEVGFNLRFNDIQAAVGRVLLRRLDAMNDRRRALARRYVAGLAGLPLVLPVERPGARHVYHLFVVRTPRRDELARFLKDRGIATGIHYPVPCHRQPAVEHLSPLPLERTERIVKEILTLPISAGHTDAEVDEVIAAVRHFFGG